DNA sequence from the Vicia villosa cultivar HV-30 ecotype Madison, WI linkage group LG3, Vvil1.0, whole genome shotgun sequence genome:
TCTCCAACCGTGAACCCATTTTTGGGTTCCTTGCGGGACCTATTAAGCCACGTCAGCTTGAAACAACTCAACTAATTTTTCgctccaatggtgcaactttGAAGAACTCAtattgggtcccacaactttactttatttattaatattttattcatattaaaatttatagcaattaaaataataatttaaattatttaaattaaaattgatataaaataaataaaattcaaattaaacttataatttaaaatgataattaatattaatctcaaatacatgacatataattaaaaacaataaaaatgaataacatcacataataaattaaacttaaatttcATCATCTACATGTCCAAAACGTTCCCAAATATACTCGACTAAATCTCCTTGAAGTTGACGATGAACTTGTTTTTCTCGAATACTTGCTCTTCTTTGTAGTCTTGTTGCAAGATTCGGATGAGGACCGCTAAATGTTTCGGTTGTTGAGTTGTTGTCATCCACATTATCATAAGAGTAATCAAAATTACCTCCGTATGTATGTCGTTCGTCTTCCACAATCATGTTGTGCAATATGATGCATGCATATATGGTATGCTTGAGACTTTCCATGTGCCAGGCACGTGCTGAGCCACGTATAATTGCAAATCGAGATTGAAGCACTCCAAATGCCCGCTCCACATCTTTTCTAGCTGATTCTTGATGTTGAGCAAATGAATTTTTCTTTTCTCCCTGTGGCATTGAAATGGTCTTGACAAATGTAGCCCACTCAGGATATATACCATCTGCTAAATAATATCCCATATTATATGGTGTCCCATTGATTATATATTACACATTGGGAGCATGTACTTCCAAAATATCGTTAAACACGTTGGATTGATTTAGCACATTAATGTCATTGTTTGAACCTGCAATACCAAAAAAAGCATGCCAAATCCATAAGTCTTGTGATGCCACTGCTTCAAGCATGATTGTGGGCTTACCATGATCACCTCGACAAAACTGTCCTTTCCATGCAACAGGATAGTTTTTCCATTCCCAATGCATTCAATCAATGGAACCCAACATACCTGGAAATCCACTTGACTCTCCCATTTGTAAAAGATGTTCAACATTAGTGTTGTTAGGCTTTCTCAAATACTCTGCCCCAAATACAGCATTCACGCCCTGAACGAATCTCTGTAAGCACTCAATTGAAGTGCTTTCACCGATTCGAACATATTCGTCTACAATGTCAGCAGCAGACCCATACGCCAACATACGAACAACAGGTGTACATTTCCTCAATGGTGAAAGACCCATTTTACCTGTTGCATCGACCCTCATTTGGAAATATTCATCATGATTTCCAAGGGCATCTACAATTCGAAGAAATACACGCCTACGCATTCTGAACCTTCTTCAAAATTGAACATCTGTGTATACTGGATTTTCTGAGAAGTAGTCATTGAACAATCGATTATGCCCTTCTTCACGACTTCGATCTATCGTTGTTCTTCATCATTGTCGTCCATAAATTCTTCTTCAACCAACTCCCAAAATTCTTGATCGTAATTATCTGAATTGTCTGAATCTATTTTAGTAAATAATACGAGAAGAATAAGATGAGAATGAGAAAACAATTACATAAGTGGTAGTATATATAAtggtttgaataacggctagtttgaataactaCTAGTTTGAAtgacataatatttattataatttaaagtgGTACTAATGACCATGTTACATAGGTGTTGATAAATTAAAGTGGTACTAATGACCATTTTACATAAGTGATACTAACTACATTCCatattttttttcatcttattacaaTATTGAGCCATGATTGGATAAGTAGTATATCCTCATCCCTTGTAAATTGCTCTCGAGATTTTTTTAACAACAACCCTTTCTTCTTTTTCAGTACCAACTTGAGTAGAAAATGGTGGAACTTGAGTAGAAAATGGTGGAACTTGAGTAGATAAATGGTGGCACCGGTggaatttgagaattttgaggattaggattttgataattttgcatgAAATTGAATATAGCTTGTTGATAATGAAAATGATTAGGATTCATTTGACCTAAACAATTGTAATTtgaagtaaaaaaaatgaaaatttgagttaaaatgatgaaattgtgagagagaaatttgaaattgaagagaaaataaaagtgaTGGTAAAATTTGTGTtggtaaatttttttcaaaaaattatatttataacaaaaaaataacttaaaaaaaagtAACTATAACCGTTGAAcgactatttttaattttataacatTAAAATATTAGAAAAAACCGTTGCATATTTATGGAGTGTTGACCAGGTGAAATAATCTACTATCTATTCAATAATAATAGATTTaccaaattgcctaaattaccctttcaccaaaatttatttgcactaataaaaagtcttttttgtaactaacaaattaagtattcactctttcaactttattgaatggatgtCTCAAatgttagcttttcattggtccgaattaaataacatttttcctacaactttattgcataaatgatgacatcacatgtaagccatggatgatggaagtcatatttaaatttcttctacatttcattttcccacactttcttacttttattttaatttttcttaatttatttattatcacaaaaaatattaataatctatttttaaattttaatcttactaaaaatttttAATTTCCttcacatttcatttttccatactttcattttaatttttctacatttatctattatcgcaaaaaatattaataatcgatcatttaattattattctcaaaaatatttaattatttcacgggccactatcaactcaatacttaattttttttaatcgatcattacacatcttctctatcttaattaaaatttcaaatttctctcacattttttcacactttcttactttcattttaatttttttctctatttatttattatctcacgggtcactatcaacataatgtctattttattttaatcaatcattgtctttatttgagagataatatctttatttttattttttctccatctcacgattttttatcattatttaatacaattaaatttccatgattattgtttattttacatttgtttttaaatatattttatatcgcatcaaattatttttttatttcacgggtcattatcaacatagtagctattttattttaatcaacaattactattaattgagagatagtttttatttttaaatgttaatatttcatttttattatcttcatcttatagtattttttatatgattatttaatatttttcatttatatttaaaattttacatttgcatttgttaaaattttatttttttctccaactcacatgtccttttttatatggttctttattacacacaaaattagcacatgaatacgataataatgtttaatcttaagggtcactttcaatacaatgcctattttattttaaacaataatgacttttatttgaaaactaaagtatttattttcaaatttcaaaacgattcctattgatattcggttttcaaagaattgggagtataacagagcaatcaataaaactctaactctattcaagtaaaacaattccttttaattatgcatatgacttataattccttttatttatattattcatatcattaaaaaaatactacaccagaaaaaaaatcacccgtgcggaagcacgggtctctgactagtgtTGAAATGAAAAACTAAGCTTTTAATGTTTGTCATGCTGGCCAATCTCACGAAGGGTTGAGGGGGAGGACAATCTGTTAAATAGAAAATACCCCTtaaaatcaaatttctcaccTTCGGGAACTTACTCTCACCCAAAAAAATCACTAAAGTCTTTAAGAACCACTACCAACTTAGGGTTGAAGATAGCAAGCGTGTAGGGGGTGAAGATAGTAACAGTTAAACCATTAAAGATGAGGACCATCAAACCTAACAATAAGTACGTAACCACGCGGCCCAAATTATATATCTCGCAAAAAAACTGTCAAACGATGTCGTTAGACGGAATCTTCCCCGTTTCTGAGAGCTGAGCCACGGTAAAGGAAGTTTCAAAAATGGTCAAATTTGCGAAAGCGTGGCACATGAAGTTTCCGTTACACAATCCTCTGCTAATGACATTCCACACCATTCCATCATCATCTTTCTCCATGTCCTCCGCTAAGCGCGTGGGCACGCACAGCGGAACCTTCCACTGCGACGAGGCCCTCGCTTGCTTCATGCTCCGCCTTTCCAAACTCTTCTCCGGTGCCGATATAGTTAGAACCAGAGACCCGAAGCTTCTTGAATCATTGGACGCCGTAGTTGATGTCGGAGGCGCTTACGACCCGATACGACACCGTTACGACCATCATCAGAAGGACTTTTACCAGGTTTTCGGTCGAGGCTTCGTCACTAAGCTCAGTAGCGCCGGACTTGTCTATAAGGTCTTTCTTCAATTCCAATTCAGTTACTGATTTCGTTTCTTCATTATCAATCAAAACCTAATTGATTATTCATTCGTTATATACTGTAGCATTTTGGATTGGAGATAATTGGAAATGTGCTTCGTCTTGATGAAGATCATCCTCATGTACAACAGTTATATCCAGCTATATACAGAAACTTTGTAGAGGTAGATAATTTTATACTATGCATTCACATTTTAGTCCTTGAAAGCTTGGATTTGAAAATTAGTGAAATAGTTTTAAAGAAAATGCTTCTGTTTGTGAAAATGCTGTTTTGTTTTTCAGTCAGTTGATGCTCTGGATAATGGAGTGAATCAATATGACTCGGACGAATCTCCGAAATATGTAATCAACACAGGATTAGGATCGAGAATAAAACGATTGAATTTGGACTGGACGGATTCTGATCAGTCATCTGATGCAGAAAACGAAGCGTTTCATAGGGCAATGGCTCTGGCTGGTGGTGAATTTTTGGAGGTGAGACTGTTTTGGAATGTTAACGTTTGTTTGATTTCTGTTGTTCACCGTGTTTAACTGCTTATGCTCAACTAAAATCATGGTTACAGAATGTGAATTATTATGCAAAATCATGGTTGCCGGCGCGGTCTATTGTTATGGAGTGTCTTGCAGCAAGAGAAACTATTGATTCCAGTGGGGAGATTATAAAACTAAATCGATCTTGTCCTGTAAGTTAAGCTCACAAACTATTTAATCAATTTGACACACCTTTTTAATAATTGTTGTAATAAGTTTTCTCTTCTTACCAATCAAGGGGTATATAATAATCTTTGCTAGGGAAAGTAAAATTTGGTTTTAGCTTTTGGATATCcttttaagtatttttttctcACTTTTCTCACTTGTTCCACAGTGGAAATTTCACATACATGAGCTCGAGGAGGAAATGAAAATCAATCCTTCGATCAAATATGTTATTTACCAGGTAGATATGTTTGGCTGAGTTAATCAATCAATCTCGAATTTTATATAAGCAATGAAGCatccatcattatcatcatcccCTCCCAACAAAACCCACACACTAGTTTATTTTCAAGTTCTTCATAACCAATGTCACTTGCAAACTTCAAAagtgttctttatttttttattcaattgtaAATTACTACTTCATTTGTGATTTATGTGATACACGATTCATAATTTTAGGATGATAGGAGTGAGAAATGGAAACTACAGGCAGTGGCAATTTCACCCGCTAGATTTGAGAGCAGAAAACCACTACCATATCTTTGGAGGGGTTTGGAAAATGACAGGCTATCTGAGGTTGCTGGAATTCCAGGTTGTACTTTTGTGCACATGAGTGGTTTTATTGGAGGAAATCGAAGTTATGATGGTGCTCTAGCAATGGCAAAAGCATCTTTAAAGGCTTAGGAAATTGTAGGTTAGACAAATACCTTCCTCCTCTgcatggtttttcttcttttgaattGGATTATGGACATAAGGATTAGATGGCAATGGAACCATAAATGCTTGATCACTAAGCTTGTGTTTGGTATGCTTTAGTAGTTCCAAAGCATGTTTAACGTCCATCAGTGGATTGCAAACTGCTGATAAGTGATAATACGATACTGATAAATAGACCCTCTCACGCTAAAGCTATGGAGGCAATATTTAGAAAATGTAACACGGCATTTTTTCTCATACTAACTTTTTACACCAGTTCAATGATTACATTTGTATGCATTTATCAGCATCCTCATTATGGTCAAAACTAGGTCCAGGATTCTCTGCATGCACAATGTTAGCAATGAATTCACTCCTCTGAAACAGTTGGCAGATCCTCTTTAAACCACCTGTAAAGCCCACCTTCTAGATGGAAGACATTGGCGTAACCATTTAGGACCAACAAGTAAGCTGCTATTAGAGACCTgtgaaaatacaaaaatgtgaTCTTTAGCATCAGATCAATCATTTGAATGTGTATATGCAACATGCACTTTTGAGCTATATCACTTTCTTTGATCTTACATCCTTGCAATCCAAGTTATTACTGACACCTTTCATTGTGTATTCTAGCTGATGGATAACTAATTAGTCTTGTTATTACTTTAAATAACTAATAATTTGGTAGGATGGTTTATAATATTATGAATGTCATTTGTCCAGTTCTCTAAAATTTAAATGTCTCTGAATCTGATGTTGGATGCAAAGTGCAAACACATTCATGAGTAAAATTGTTTGCATGCAGAGTAAAACTGATTTCATAAACTGTTGCCGACCTGTTTTTGACTATATATTCTTACAGCATATATGAGCAAAATTGAAAACTAGAGAGAAGAAAGCAGACCGAGGAAAGGGGGAGAGATAATTTAATACCTAGATTGTTGACCTTCAGGCAGATTTTGTGTTGGTTTCATTGTTCCTCCTGCTGAGCAAGCTACTATTATCTTTGCATTTTTATCTAATTTTTCCTCAATAGCTGCCagcataaataaaaaatttagtttcAGAAAACAAGAAATGCATGAATTCAAGAAATGCCCGATGAGTCAAATTCATCTTACACTTGATAAACTCGGGGTTCTCTTCTGTTCCAGAGAAAATACCAAAAAATGCAAATGCAGCACGTCTAGCAATGTCCCAGGCTGTCCATTCTTTTATAAGCCTGTATATTTGCACATTAATTGCATCTGCGGGATGAGCCTGCAGTGATCATAGCCAAACCCATCAGTTTTTTCTTCTGAGCATCGCATATATCATTCACTATACATTGATCAAAAGAGATGTACAGAAAAAATGCAACATGAATGAACAGACACATTGGAgttggaaataaataaaaaaaagcttCAAAAACATGTTCGCTAACCTCCTTGAACTCTGCTTCTGGCCTTACATCAAGAATCacaaatttattttctttctgaAGGCGCAGAGCTTCCTTTGGTTCCACACTTTTTACCTGCAATTTTATATCAAATATAAACATGCATGTGATATAAACATAATCATATTTTCTTAGATTTTACCCACAGACTTGATGTGTATGTTATTCTTAGTTGTATAGTCAAACTTGTTTGACTACATAGTTCATTTCCCCTCTGTATCTTTGTTCTTGTTTCCATTACTCTATAATCTCTGTCACTTTGTCACTTTCCTGTTAGCTTGCAGCTCCTTGCTTTTTATTAGTGATCTATGCAATTATTCTTAGTTTGAAATGTAATTTCAAACTATTGTATTATCTTGAAATATCATTGTGCTCATAAATATAAATGCTAAAGATGCAAGTGTGCTTATTTGTGCATTCAGGAATGTAAGTGTGACAGAGAAGTGGAGCTTTACCCTTTTCTGCAGCAGTAATTCTCGCTTAACCTTCCACTCTTCTTCAGCTATTACCTCCAAAAAAGAAAGTGAAATTAAGGTTCTATCACATCTTCCAAGTGCTAGGACAATTTAATCCAGTAAAAGTACAACTCAGAAAGATACCTGGTGTTTTCGCTTGTTTTGTGGCCGCACTCTGGATTGTTAGTCCTCTTGCAATGTTCTGTTGGTGAAATCTTTGAGAAGTGGGTTTGTATGATCTCACTCTTACACACCATGAATTATGATCACGAGTGCCTTCTATAGAAGGTACCCAGGATTGTAAATATGATGTGGATGAATATTGTAGAGCAGTTGATGTAAAAGCCGTCATGCTTTGAAgctcaatttcaacacaaatcaGATATTTAAGAGTAAATAGTTAATTGAATGGAAGTACTTGAGTTGCGCCTGTTGTCAAGTGAGCTCTTTGGTTTGTTAGTGAGAAATGTGCATCGAGTATTGTGGATATTTTGGGCATAAAATCTGAATTTGTGGTCGATGTTTTAGGAGTCTTATGCTATTTGGATATCCTTATTATCATCATTTTTGTCTTCTTTTGTTCTCTTTTATTCCCTTACCTTGACACGTAATTTTTAGATAACTATTATGTCTTTTGGTATAAGCGTTTTAATGTTTTGTCCATCCCCGCTGTCATATACCTACCTAGTACTTTTCTTAGAGGAAATTCTAGTACATTCTGGGTCTTAAAATGTTATGCTATTTTTTTACTTAACACAGAATGTAATTCTGGGTGAAGACTATATTACCCACTTAAAAAAGTGTGGTAAAATTGTACCCAAAAAAAGTTGGATAAAATTACTCAAACGGACGTTTCATCTCATTTGTATTTCACTAACCAtgttatttaaaaatgatatagaATGTATTATAAATACATGATAAATATATTTTAGGGTTATGTTAACCGATGCTCTTAGGACATTCTTTAAGGATActatataaagaaaatattttttataaaaattagcaTTTCAATTTCCAAAACATTTTCAATACATTAAATGCACGCATTTTTAAAATACttaccactttaatcacttaaagagtGCCTCAAAGGTACTAATTAGCATTTTCCTATATTTTATAATACTATGTATTTAagtcttttaatttctttatgcTCTCATTCTCCTTTCAAACTCAAAAGTTTAATAATATTCTTCTACTTTGAATTTTTTCTTATCAAAGTTTCAAAATTACATTTCTTATTTTTGTTCTCATGTTTAATAAGAATTCTAAAGTAACGGATGGAAATTAAGGACACATGTTTATGAGAACCCCGCTTAGATGAGTCCCCTTTGAAGATAATATTATCTTACAAGTAGTCGTAATAGTATTGTTGCTTTTGACTTGGCAGTCCATGATTCTGAGAGACCTTTAGAACATTTTAACCCCTCTTGACCTTTAGGATGTGGCTTGGTGACCTTCATGGCGCATGCCTTGTTTGGTTGATACACGATGCCACGCTCGGATGAGGTtctcttgagaatattattgATCTGCGAGTAATAGAGGTGGGAATAGGTCAGACCGACTAACAGGGATCTATGGCCCAGCCTACATAGACCTAGGTCAGGCCAGgctttttatataaatagaaaaggcATAGGCTTTTTcataagcctatttagctaaaaagtcTAGGCCACGGGCCATATAAAAAGCTTTTTAAGCCTATGAggtcggcctatttaaataaatatgaataattttatttattattattatattatattttgtactttaaattaaaatataaaaataaatcttaattatcttaaagaaattatgaaaataagatgaacaaaatcttatgaacaatgtcataacttgcttccataagttctctcaaacaaaaagaatcacaaaatttatgctactagataaactcaaataagtcaatacaaacaaacatttaatctctctaatcttttaatttgttagtctatatgaAGTTGAGTTGAATGCCTTATTTAGAAATGTTccaatgaaataggcttttaagtaggccaatcaggccttcaaaaaggccaggctcgggccaaaaaaataagcctatgataggGTACAGACCAGACTTaggctttgaattttttttgtagtCCAGGCTCAGGCTTGACAAAGCCTAACTCGGCCCAGCTTATTCCCACCCCTAGCGAGTAGTCACTAAATCAGTAATATTTGTAAGATGGATCCACAACTCTAGGAACTTTCTTAGAACTTGGTTACTGCTCAAGACATCTAAAGCTATATAACATATCCTGTGAGATGGTTGTTACCTTGTCCACCTGGATCCATGCTTGTGATGCTGAACCTTTGAACCTACCCTGTTTGTGATTGTGACATAATCATGCATTCATGTATTCATAAACAtcatttttcacttgattttcaaggaacttagaaaCTTTATTTGCAAGGGTCGCGGGTAATTCGAATATGAACCCTGAAAGGAGAAACACTCATTAATTCTTTTTTAAGCACCCTGAGTTGAAAGAGCCGAGGAAGCTAGGATCTTTGGTAGCTTGCCCTTCGGATTTCAAAAACTGGTATGGACGACTTTTAACTGTGTTGAATACTGATGTAGATGACGGAGTTCTGAACACCTTGGTCCAGTTCTATGATTCAACATATAGGTGTTTCacttttcctgattatcagctagCACCCACTTTAGAGGAGTATTCTTATCACATAGGATTGCATATATCAGATCAGATACTGTTTAATGGTTTAGAGGAGATTCCTAAGTTTCATGTCATCGAAGATGTTGTGCACCAAGAAGAGGGGAGATTGATGCTAATCTTGTGACCAAAGGAGGTATTCTTGGTCTACCTGTCATGTTTCTGATAGCAAAAGCTGCTACTTTTGCTAGTGTGGGGAGTATGGTTTCTTTTGAAGCTATTCTCGCTTTGTTTATATATGGCATAGTTTTGTTCCCTAATATTGATGACTTTGTGGATATCAATGTCATTCGTGTCTTTTCTGATTTGGTTCTGGTTCATACTCTTTTCGCTGATACATATTATTCTATCCATTATAAAATAGAGAAGAAAGGAAAGTATGTTGTGTGTTGTGCTCCTTTATTGtacaagtggtttatttcgcccTTGTCGCGGTCCAACTTATATAGAGATAACAAGAATCAATTTAGGTGGTCTCAGAGAATCATGTCTCTCACCATCGCATATTTGACTTGGTATTCTACAAtactacaaaaaacacatgtAACGATGGACGCGGAATGCATTTGATGTTAGTTAAGGAAGCGAGGTAAACAAAGGCGCCATAAAAGGTTACTCTTTATCACATCGGTTATTAAAATGTCAAGGGGTCAAGTTAACTGCACGTGGGTTCGATTCGTGGCgtcatcatttttattattttcataactAGATGGCGCGCCCAATATTCTTACCCCGGTTTATTTTAGAAACTGAAGGGTTATGgctttattttttctactacCGTTTGCACCTGAATTACATAACCATAATACAGAACCATATTTTGCATATTCTTGAAACAGAGACGTTGTACATTTTGCTcactcctcaatctgaaacaGAAATATTCATTGATTAACACTAAATGCAAACCCAAAATGGCACACACTTTATAATTCTACATCAAAACTAAAACAAGTGATtaagaaacaaaagcaaaaaatcATTTACTTACTAGTTTTTCCATATGCTCTCTTCATAATCATGATGAATAACATGCACATCATCTGAATCATTTTCtttaaatgattaataataagAATGATAATGATGGTGAGTTAGTGGTGTAAATAAAAGAGAGAAGTATGAATTAGTTTTGAAGTTTGAAGAGGTCGAAATTTTGTTCCACAATTTTCTCCTCTCAACTCCTACACTCTTTTAAATTTTGATAGAAACTAACTTCAcgtagaaagaaagaaagaaaacccACAACTTTCTTCAGTTCATAAGAGAGTAAACCTCTCCTAAATAACACCAAAATTAGAACCTCACACCATCATCGGATTACTAACAACACTCTACCTTTCTGATCACACTGAATCGCACTATGTTTCTGgctcgaatatcacatgtttttcttagtttttattatctttatctCGTATTATGCTTGTATTTCCTTTGTTTTCAGGATTCTTGACTTTTCGGAGCCTCTAGTGAAGAAACGATCCAAAACGCCAGAAAATTAGAGTTTTTCAAGGAGATTTACACTTATGGCATCCTGCACCGCGCCGACCATAGAGAATGCCGTGACATGGCCCACTCGTTCATAGAGCCAACTTCCACGATCATACGATCCCATCAGTTACTCGTCACCGCGCCCGCGGCCTTCACAAAAGGAGTTGATGGGCACTCCTGTCTTTATGCTGATCCAGAATCCACTATATATAGTTTAGTTTTTCATTTTCGGTTTTTCATCCAAGCTTAGTACAAACTTAAGCCATATACTATCAGTTTATAtaaagtagtaacctcttcacatcggggagttactacggtgtagattgagttgtaatcgagtcttggagcactttggttgaagATTATCATACCAGCCTTCACTTTGTATCAAGATTCAATCTCTGATCGGAGTAAGGTTCAATTTACTTGcattatttattttcttgctcttaccatagtctacaagttttatagactctaaatgctcttaccatagccTACACGTGTTATAGactctaaatgctcttaccatagtctacaagtTTTATAGACTCGCACCCTTTTTATTACTCgcacttaccatagtctacatgtgttatagactcgcaattactatgtctggctaaattataaAGGTTTGAATGTAATGATTGTGATCATGTCTGTGTTCTAATTGTCGCGTTAGTGAAAATACTCTGGGGATGTTTTACTTTTAACTTAAGTCAAATTGTGCTTAAAATGTTTATTAggtaagatcgaaagccgtccaTATCAAAATAGGACTTGATTATTATTTAACCAAACAAAAGAAGCGAAAGCGATTTGGTTGGTTAAATAGGAATCATTAACtctttttagaaaacgattttgaaactattttcggacgcgtttgtAGGTTTGAAATCTGACTCTTGGTCAAAAACCAAGAGTCTCTTTAAGTTAATTTTTCCAAGTAAAATCACTTTTctgttaagtcaaaactatcaatttcttaaaaatagatttACTGCTTTAACGCGGAAGGCACCCTTTATATGTGACAATAAAGGAAGTTAAATTAAAGAGTAAATTCGGTTCTTAGTAGCCAAAAGCTACAAGCTCCTGTTAAATTGGTTCTTTGCTACGAATAGAAAATACTGCCCCATGAGTTGTTTCACTTAT
Encoded proteins:
- the LOC131661271 gene encoding rhodanese-like domain-containing protein 14, chloroplastic; this translates as MTAFTSTALQYSSTSYLQSWVPSIEGTRDHNSWCVRVRSYKPTSQRFHQQNIARGLTIQSAATKQAKTPAEEEWKVKRELLLQKRVKSVEPKEALRLQKENKFVILDVRPEAEFKEAHPADAINVQIYRLIKEWTAWDIARRAAFAFFGIFSGTEENPEFIKSIEEKLDKNAKIIVACSAGGTMKPTQNLPEGQQSRSLIAAYLLVLNGYANVFHLEGGLYRWFKEDLPTVSEE
- the LOC131661270 gene encoding uncharacterized protein LOC131661270; this encodes MVKFAKAWHMKFPLHNPLLMTFHTIPSSSFSMSSAKRVGTHSGTFHCDEALACFMLRLSKLFSGADIVRTRDPKLLESLDAVVDVGGAYDPIRHRYDHHQKDFYQVFGRGFVTKLSSAGLVYKHFGLEIIGNVLRLDEDHPHVQQLYPAIYRNFVESVDALDNGVNQYDSDESPKYVINTGLGSRIKRLNLDWTDSDQSSDAENEAFHRAMALAGGEFLENVNYYAKSWLPARSIVMECLAARETIDSSGEIIKLNRSCPWKFHIHELEEEMKINPSIKYVIYQDDRSEKWKLQAVAISPARFESRKPLPYLWRGLENDRLSEVAGIPGCTFVHMSGFIGGNRSYDGALAMAKASLKA
- the LOC131657986 gene encoding uncharacterized protein LOC131657986; translation: MGYYLADGIYPEWATFVKTISMPQGEKKNSFAQHQESARKDVERAFGVLQSRFAIIRGSARAWHMESLKHTIYACIILHNMIVEDERHTYGGNFDYSYDNVDDNNSTTETFSGPHPNLATRLQRRASIREKQVHRQLQGDLVEYIWERFGHVDDEI